The Arachis hypogaea cultivar Tifrunner chromosome 14, arahy.Tifrunner.gnm2.J5K5, whole genome shotgun sequence genome has a segment encoding these proteins:
- the LOC140178486 gene encoding uncharacterized protein gives MAETHEGICGNHIGGRALCTKILRAGYYWPTIKRDCIAKVQKCDNCQKHSTISTTPAEKLHTLEVEATNRVILQSLKKKLDNAKGEWADLIPEVLWGYNTTVQSSTGETPFKLVYGAEALIPVEIGVPTLRAELYDPNRNKEERAADLDLMDEEREIATIKQLAMKQFLQKRHNKRIIPRTFETGELILRKTEEARKPKAHGNLAANWEGPFRICKVLGKGAYQLETLLGEPVLGNWNVSSLRKYQS, from the exons ATGGCGGAGACGCACGAAGGCATCTGTGGAAATCACATTGGAGGCCGAGCATTATGCACAAAGATACTAAGAGCAGGGTATTATTGGCCAACAATAAAACGAGACTGTATAGCCAAAGTACAAAAATGTGACAATTGCCAAAAGCACTCCACAATATCCACAACACCAGCAGAAAAGCTACACACTCTGGAG GTGGAAGCAACTAACCGAGTCATTTTGCAGTCTTTGAAGAAAAAATTGGACAATGCTAAGGGAGAATGGGCCGACCTTATCCCAGAAGTCCTATGGGGCTACAACACAACAGTCCAATCATCAACGGGAGAAACCCCATTTAAATTGGTATATGGGGCAGAAGCCCTCATACCCGTCGAAATCGGAGTACCAACACTCCGAGCCGAGCTATATGATCCGAACAGAAACAAGGAAGAAAGAGCAGCTGATCTAGACCTTATGGATGAAGAACGGGAAATAGCAACGATAAAACAACTAGCAATGAAACAATTCCTACAAAAGCGGCACAACAAAAGGATAATCCCCAGAACATTCGAGACTGGAGAGCTCATACTCAGAAAAACAGAGGAAGCAAGAAAGCCCAAAGCCCATGGGAACTTAGCTGCAAATTGGGAAGGACCATTCCGAATTTGCAAAGTCCTCGGCAAAGGGGCATATCAACTAGAAACCTTGTTAGGAGAGCCAGTATTAGGAAATTGGAATGTATCCTCCTTGAGGAAATATCAATCATAA